Proteins co-encoded in one Euleptes europaea isolate rEulEur1 chromosome 1, rEulEur1.hap1, whole genome shotgun sequence genomic window:
- the LOC130479175 gene encoding olfactory receptor 1E5-like translates to MEKKNQTLVSGFILQGIFNQAGHESLMFSIIVFMYLLSLLGNLLIILLIRCDSHLHTPMYFFLSLLALADMGFASSIVPIMLRNLVSQDKIISYGGCFCQMYSFLVFGNCDSFLLGIMAYDCFMAICHPLHYTALMNSKRCLLMASGCWLLTIVHSMLNTVIVSRLSFCVSREIPDFFCDIPPLLGLSCSDTTPIKMLIWTEGTLAIMGPFLLVVVSYAHIFVAVVNTPSSSSKRKAFSTCGSHLSVVILFFSTIIWVYLLPTSGNKTLASLMYTVIAPMLNPFIYSLRNNEIKGALRRLVGRMRASLE, encoded by the coding sequence ATGGAGAAAAAGAATCAAACATTAGTCTCTGGATTCATCCTACAGGGCATCTTCAACCAAGCAGGACACGAAAGCCTCATGTTTTCCATCATCGTCTTCATGTATCTGCTGAGTCTACTGGGCAACCTGCTGATTATCCTTCTGATCCGTTGTGATTCCCATCTCCACAcacccatgtatttcttcctcagCCTCCTTGCTCTAGCCGACATGGGTTTTGCGTCTTCCATTGTCCCCATAATGCTACGCAACCTGGTTTCCCAAGATAAGATCATCTCCTACGGTGGGTGTTTTTGCCAGATGTATTCTTTCTTGGTTTTTGGCAATTGTGACAGCTTCCTGCTTGGTATCATGGCCTACGACTGCTTCATGGCTATCTGCCACCCACTACATTACACAGCCTTGATGAACTCCAAGCGTTGCCTCTTGATGGCCTCTGGCTGTTGGCTCCTCACCATTGTTCACTCCATGCTGAACACCGTGATAGTTTCTCGTCTCTCCTTTTGTGTGTCCCGGGAGATCCCCGATTTCTTCTGTGATATCCCTCCACTGTTAGGACTCTCCTGCTCAGACACCACTCCCATAAAGATGTTGATATGGACAGAAGGCACGCTAGCTATTATGGGACCCTTCCTACTTGTTGTCGTCTCCTATGCACACATCTTCGTGGCCGTAGTGAATACCCCAAGTTCAAGCAGCAAACGCAAGGCCTTCTCTACATGTGGTTCTCACCTGTCAGTAGTTATCTTATTTTTTAGCACCATCATCTGGGTCTATTTGCTGCCTACTTCTGGGAACAAGACCCTGGCTTCTCTCATGTACACTGTGATTGCCCCAATGTTGAACCCCTTTATCTACAGTCTGAGGAACAATGAGATAAAGGGTGCCCTGAGGAGACTCGTTGGTCGAATGCGAGCCTCCCTAGAGTAA